A DNA window from Candidatus Protochlamydia naegleriophila contains the following coding sequences:
- the nusA gene encoding transcription termination factor NusA, translating into MNKDLIAIFEYLEREKGIKRELVISAIEESLQAAARKSVSGASNVTVTIHPKTGNIDVYCEKEIVEDVEVPSQEISLIAAREIDPDCEIGQFIDVVVTPKDFGRIAAQKARQIITQKLRGAERDVIYEEYRHRVNELISGTVKRFVRGSNLIIDLGKVEAILPTREYPKTEKYQVGEKVLALLLEVKDTENGGAEVILSRSSPEFVKQLLVQEVPEVSDGTILIDKIVRDAGYRTKLTVRSTDLKVDPVGACVGMRGNRVKNIVRELHNEKIDIIPFSNDPIELLQNALSPIEIRKISLNEEEDVISIVVEDDDFAAVIGKKGMNARLNSRLIGYDLEVQRMTDYNRAMAIQRNELAATDDPTLNQPLEAIEGINSLIFDHLVDAGYNTLKSLLTATPKELAAIPGISLEMADKILEQIRKQRT; encoded by the coding sequence ATGAACAAAGATCTCATTGCAATCTTTGAATATTTAGAAAGAGAAAAAGGCATCAAGCGTGAACTTGTAATTAGTGCCATTGAGGAGTCTCTACAAGCTGCAGCTCGTAAAAGCGTATCAGGAGCTTCTAATGTCACAGTTACCATTCATCCTAAGACTGGAAATATTGATGTTTACTGCGAAAAAGAAATTGTTGAAGACGTAGAAGTGCCTTCGCAAGAGATCTCATTAATTGCCGCTCGAGAAATTGATCCTGATTGCGAGATCGGACAATTTATTGATGTTGTTGTCACACCGAAAGATTTTGGGCGTATTGCTGCGCAAAAAGCGCGCCAGATTATTACCCAAAAGTTGCGTGGTGCAGAGCGCGATGTCATTTACGAAGAGTATCGCCACCGCGTTAACGAACTCATTTCCGGTACCGTTAAGCGTTTTGTGAGAGGCTCCAACCTCATTATCGATTTGGGCAAAGTTGAAGCCATTTTACCAACACGCGAGTATCCCAAAACTGAGAAGTATCAAGTTGGTGAAAAAGTTTTAGCTCTCCTGCTCGAAGTGAAAGACACCGAAAACGGCGGTGCAGAAGTCATTTTATCGCGCAGCAGCCCCGAATTTGTCAAGCAGTTGCTTGTCCAGGAAGTTCCAGAAGTCAGCGATGGAACAATCCTCATTGACAAGATTGTAAGAGATGCTGGTTACCGCACAAAATTAACCGTCCGTTCAACCGACTTAAAAGTTGACCCGGTTGGCGCATGTGTGGGCATGAGAGGAAACCGTGTTAAAAATATCGTTCGTGAACTCCACAACGAAAAAATTGACATTATTCCGTTTTCTAACGATCCGATAGAGCTGTTGCAAAACGCCTTATCGCCAATAGAAATCCGTAAGATTAGCTTAAATGAAGAAGAAGATGTCATTTCTATTGTCGTCGAAGACGATGATTTTGCTGCCGTTATTGGAAAAAAAGGAATGAATGCGCGACTTAACAGTCGCTTAATTGGCTATGACTTAGAAGTCCAACGCATGACGGACTACAACCGAGCCATGGCTATTCAAAGGAATGAGCTTGCAGCAACAGACGATCCAACTCTAAATCAACCTCTGGAAGCGATTGAAGGAATTAACAGCCTGATCTTTGACCACTTAGTCGATGCGGGTTATAACACCTTAAAATCTCTTCTGACAGCAACTCCCAAAGAGTTAGCAGCCATTCCCGGTATCAGCCTAGAAATGGCAGATAAAATTTTAGAACAAATAAGAAAACAAAGGACATAG